The Alphaproteobacteria bacterium genome segment GCGACCTTAGCTCTCGCTTTGCGCACGAAATGCGCCGCGCGCCAAGGATGGAATTCAGCCCGCTGTGGCAGTCGGTCCAAGCATCAATTAATTGAGCAATCGGATTCAATCCCGGTCGAATTTTCCAATGCGAATTTGCGCCTCCCAATCGCATTGAAATAAATCTCGGTTCGGGCTTAGCGCCCGCGGCGCGCGTGCCAGCCCACGACGGCGTCCGGAACCGAATCGGTCGAGGGGAAATACGGCTTGACGTCGATCAGCGGTGTTTTATCCAGGCAGTCGACGCCGGCGACATAAAGCGTGTTGCCCTCGATGCGCAACAGCCGCGCCACCGAAACTGCGATCGGATTGGGCCGTGCCGGTGAGCGCAAGGCGAATGTGCCGCGCGACTCGGAATAGTGTCTCGGCGCCTGCAGCACGAGATCGCGGCGCGCCCGGTGCATCCAATAGAGCAGCAGGACGTGGCTGACCGTCTCAAGGCCCTGCAGGCCCCTCACCCAACGCGGATCGAGTTCGGCGCGGCAGACTGCATCGGATTCCCGCGCGTTCTTCGGACATTGCTCGCGGCTTTGCCAGGGCGTGCGCATCCGCCCGATGAAGTAGACCGAGGCGTCAGTATCGCCCGGCAGTTCGACGGCAATCTCGCCGCCGCGCAGCGCCGGCCAGTCGTCGCCGGCAACGGCCACAGCCGGCTGAAC includes the following:
- the tsaA gene encoding tRNA (N6-threonylcarbamoyladenosine(37)-N6)-methyltransferase TrmO, whose translation is MAVAGDDWPALRGGEIAVELPGDTDASVYFIGRMRTPWQSREQCPKNARESDAVCRAELDPRWVRGLQGLETVSHVLLLYWMHRARRDLVLQAPRHYSESRGTFALRSPARPNPIAVSVARLLRIEGNTLYVAGVDCLDKTPLIDVKPYFPSTDSVPDAVVGWHARRGR